The Acinetobacter sp. WCHA45 DNA window TGCATTAGATAACGGCACATTTGACGAATATGTTCAGGACTTTTATGCACGTCGTGGTCTAGAAGTTCCCGCTTGTCCTGAAGACTAATGTGAATGAATTGCATCAAGATTTGCGCCTGACCGCAAGACAAGGTACATTGCAAAACGAATTGGAATTTTATTATTAATTTTTGACTTTTTAATTTTAGGAAATCGAAATGAGCTTTTTAATTTCTACTGCTCACGCTGCTCCAGCGGCTGCACAAGGCCCTAGCCTGATGGCAAACTTGTTGATGATTGCTGTATTTATTGGGATCTTCTACTTCTTGATTTGGAGACCTCAAGCAAAACGTGCTAAAGAGCATCGTTCTTTAATCGAAAGCTTAGGTGTGGGTAGTGAAATCGTATTTGCAGGCGGTTTGATGGGAAAAATCACCAAACTTGATGGTGACTTTGCAGTCGTTGAACTCAGCCGTGGTGTCGATGTAAAAATTCAACGTGCGAGTGTCATTTCAGTATTACCTGAAGGCACACTAAATAACCTTTAATCATAAGATAGTCGTGCCTCAGCACGACTTTTTCATTTAAGAAGAAAGCGAATGCGTTACCCTGCATGGAAATATTTACTGAT harbors:
- the yajC gene encoding preprotein translocase subunit YajC, producing the protein MSFLISTAHAAPAAAQGPSLMANLLMIAVFIGIFYFLIWRPQAKRAKEHRSLIESLGVGSEIVFAGGLMGKITKLDGDFAVVELSRGVDVKIQRASVISVLPEGTLNNL